A genomic segment from Bradyrhizobium sp. ISRA430 encodes:
- a CDS encoding endonuclease/exonuclease/phosphatase family protein — protein MRLLTWNIQCGKGCDGATDLARIVAVAKQTVDADVLCFQEVSSNFSELDGNADQSAQLATLLPGYTPIFRPAIETVDRAGRPHRFGNMTLSRLPVMQIANHLLPWPGAGTVRSMRRHALEVTVQAAFGAVRIVNTHLEYHSAGQREAQIGRLLDLQEKSSTSPKVATAEHEEPYGSQTVAASSVMCGDFNFDVSDPQHALIDRSGRRGLNYRDAWTIGRPDRPREPTCGLYDHAQWTEGPDCRDFIFVTEDLADRVRCVGVNGTTDASDHQPVFIDLADSVQPLPAGRTTAAK, from the coding sequence ATGCGGCTTCTGACTTGGAACATTCAGTGTGGCAAAGGCTGCGACGGCGCGACGGATCTTGCGAGAATCGTCGCGGTTGCAAAGCAGACTGTCGACGCGGACGTCCTATGCTTCCAGGAGGTGAGCTCGAACTTCTCCGAGCTCGACGGGAACGCCGATCAAAGCGCGCAACTCGCCACTCTGCTTCCCGGCTACACCCCTATATTTCGGCCGGCGATCGAAACGGTAGATCGGGCGGGCCGGCCGCATCGGTTCGGCAACATGACCTTGTCGCGCTTGCCGGTCATGCAGATCGCCAATCACCTACTGCCCTGGCCGGGAGCGGGCACCGTGCGCAGCATGCGACGCCATGCCTTGGAGGTGACGGTGCAGGCGGCCTTCGGCGCGGTGCGCATCGTCAATACGCATCTCGAGTATCATTCAGCCGGTCAGCGAGAAGCGCAGATCGGGCGTCTCCTGGATTTGCAGGAGAAGTCGTCGACCAGCCCCAAGGTGGCAACCGCCGAACATGAGGAGCCGTACGGGAGTCAGACGGTCGCGGCGTCGAGCGTGATGTGCGGCGATTTCAACTTCGACGTCAGCGACCCGCAACATGCGTTGATCGATCGATCGGGCCGGCGTGGCCTCAATTATCGCGATGCCTGGACGATCGGTCGTCCCGACCGGCCGCGCGAACCGACTTGCGGACTATACGATCATGCGCAGTGGACGGAGGGGCCCGACTGTCGCGACTTCATTTTCGTGACGGAGGATCTGGCGGATCGCGTCCGCTGCGTTGGTGTCAACGGCACGACTGACGCCTCCGATCATCAGCCAGTCTTCATCGATTTGGCGGACTCGGTGCAACCCTTGCCCGCGGGACGGACAACTGCTGCCAAGTAA
- a CDS encoding carbohydrate ABC transporter permease has product MRGRTHPFEAVAAWFLALIWLAPLAYAFWSALHPAAYATSFSLSAPWTLENFARAWKQAPFARYYLNTVVLVTLILIGQLILSTLAAYAFARFKFRGSGIAFALVLLQLMIMPDVLIVENYRAIAKLGLLDAIPAIALPYLASAFGIFLLRQTFKSVPQELVEAARVEGAGPLGILWRVYVPLARPTYVAFGLVSVSYHWNNFLWPLIVTNSVEARPLTVGLAVFGAPETGVDWSVITAATVMTMAPLLIAFLLFQRQFVQSFMRAGIR; this is encoded by the coding sequence ATGAGAGGGCGGACACATCCCTTCGAGGCAGTCGCAGCGTGGTTCTTGGCTTTGATCTGGCTCGCGCCGCTGGCCTATGCATTCTGGAGTGCGCTGCATCCCGCCGCTTACGCAACGTCGTTCAGCCTGTCCGCGCCGTGGACGTTGGAGAATTTCGCCCGGGCGTGGAAGCAGGCGCCGTTCGCCCGCTATTATCTCAACACGGTCGTCCTCGTCACGCTGATCCTGATCGGGCAGCTCATCCTGTCGACGCTCGCCGCCTATGCCTTTGCGCGCTTCAAATTCCGGGGCAGCGGTATCGCTTTTGCTCTCGTTCTGCTCCAACTGATGATCATGCCTGACGTGCTGATCGTCGAAAACTATCGCGCGATCGCAAAGCTGGGGCTGCTGGACGCGATCCCCGCGATCGCGCTTCCTTACCTTGCAAGCGCGTTTGGCATTTTCCTCCTGAGGCAGACCTTCAAGAGCGTCCCGCAGGAATTGGTCGAGGCGGCCCGAGTCGAGGGGGCAGGGCCGCTCGGGATTCTCTGGCGGGTCTATGTTCCGCTGGCGCGTCCGACCTATGTGGCCTTCGGCCTTGTTTCCGTCAGCTACCATTGGAATAACTTCCTGTGGCCGCTGATCGTCACGAACTCCGTGGAAGCTCGGCCACTCACCGTGGGTCTTGCGGTGTTCGGGGCGCCGGAGACCGGAGTGGACTGGTCGGTCATCACCGCAGCGACCGTCATGACGATGGCGCCGTTGCTGATTGCCTTTCTTCTCTTCCAGCGGCAGTTCGTTCAATCATTCATGCGTGCAGGTATCCGCTAA
- a CDS encoding sugar ABC transporter permease, giving the protein MSDYAASSPIATRRAGSQAWWNAVNAWLLLLPAAVLLIAFTHFPILATIRHSLFITRRNGTEVFVGLESYQAMMADPIFWRALVNNFWFALGTIPTSIALALMMAIWVNRNMRGRGFLRLAYFTPTVLPMIAVANIWLFFYTPDYGLLDQLRALFGLAGWNWLGDPSTVMGCLIVMVIWKEAGFFMIFYLAALQQLSPDLDEAAAIEGASRWYTFRRITFPLLMPTTLFVAINAVINSFKLVDHLVIMTKGGPNNASTLLLYYIYEVAFTFQDSSYAATLTVVLLVLLSTLALIKFGYLDRRIHYQ; this is encoded by the coding sequence ATGTCGGATTACGCCGCCTCATCGCCCATTGCGACGCGCCGCGCCGGATCGCAGGCGTGGTGGAATGCCGTGAACGCTTGGCTGCTGCTGTTGCCGGCGGCCGTCCTGTTGATCGCGTTCACCCATTTTCCGATCCTGGCGACGATCCGGCATTCGCTCTTCATCACGCGCCGGAACGGCACCGAGGTCTTCGTCGGCCTCGAGAGCTACCAGGCCATGATGGCCGATCCGATCTTCTGGAGGGCACTGGTCAACAATTTCTGGTTCGCGCTCGGCACCATTCCGACGTCGATTGCCCTGGCCCTGATGATGGCGATCTGGGTCAATCGCAACATGCGCGGCCGCGGCTTCCTGCGCCTGGCCTACTTCACGCCGACCGTGCTGCCGATGATCGCGGTCGCCAACATCTGGCTGTTTTTCTACACTCCGGATTATGGCCTGCTTGATCAGTTGCGTGCACTTTTCGGTCTCGCCGGTTGGAATTGGCTTGGCGATCCCTCGACGGTGATGGGATGCCTGATCGTCATGGTGATCTGGAAGGAGGCAGGCTTCTTCATGATCTTCTACCTTGCAGCCCTTCAGCAGCTCTCACCTGATCTCGATGAAGCCGCGGCGATCGAAGGCGCGAGCCGATGGTATACTTTCCGCCGGATTACGTTCCCTCTGCTGATGCCGACCACGCTGTTCGTGGCGATAAACGCGGTCATCAACTCGTTCAAGCTGGTAGATCACCTTGTGATCATGACCAAGGGTGGTCCGAACAACGCCAGTACGCTACTGCTCTACTATATCTATGAAGTCGCCTTCACATTCCAGGATTCGTCCTACGCGGCAACGCTAACGGTCGTGCTTCTCGTGCTGCTGAGCACGCTTGCGCTGATCAAGTTCGGCTACCTCGATCGCAGGATCCACTATCAATGA
- a CDS encoding ABC transporter substrate-binding protein, with protein sequence MIARRTILMAAALAALSVGARPAAAVDLTMYYPVAVGGPVTKIIDDMVSRFEKDNPDIKVTAVYAGNYTDTMTKAMTAMKGGQPPQLSVLLSTDVFTLMDENAIVPIDGLVSDKSWFKEFYPAFIANGQIDGKTWSVPFQRSTIVLYWNKEAFKEAGLDPEKAPASWDEMVEISKKLVKKDGAGNTTRWGVEIPSTGYAYWMLQALAIENGQKMMNEPGNEVYLTAPKTVAALEYWVDLSRKHNVAPAGSIDWATLRTDFLEGKTAMMWHTTGNLTAVKDAAKFQFGVAMLPAKEKRGSPTGGGNFYIFKSASPEQQKAAVKFIQWMTAPERAAEWSMKTGYVAVSPAAYKTPAMQEYAKGFPQATVARDQLEHAVPELSVHENGRIYKFVGDAVQAAVTGAQKPQEALAAAQQQADRVLRAYK encoded by the coding sequence ATGATTGCGCGACGAACGATATTGATGGCGGCCGCACTCGCTGCGCTGTCCGTGGGTGCCCGTCCTGCCGCTGCGGTCGATCTGACGATGTACTATCCGGTCGCCGTCGGCGGGCCGGTCACGAAGATCATCGACGATATGGTCTCGCGCTTCGAGAAGGACAACCCGGACATCAAGGTTACGGCGGTCTATGCCGGCAACTACACGGATACGATGACCAAGGCGATGACGGCCATGAAGGGCGGGCAGCCGCCGCAACTGTCGGTGCTGCTGTCCACTGACGTGTTCACGCTCATGGACGAGAACGCCATTGTGCCGATCGACGGTCTCGTCAGTGACAAATCGTGGTTCAAGGAATTCTATCCGGCGTTCATAGCGAACGGACAGATCGACGGCAAGACCTGGAGCGTGCCGTTCCAGCGTTCGACGATCGTGCTCTATTGGAACAAGGAGGCCTTCAAGGAGGCCGGTCTTGATCCCGAGAAGGCGCCGGCGTCCTGGGACGAAATGGTCGAGATATCGAAGAAGCTCGTCAAGAAAGACGGCGCCGGAAACACCACGCGCTGGGGCGTCGAAATTCCCTCGACCGGCTACGCCTACTGGATGCTGCAGGCGCTCGCCATCGAGAACGGCCAGAAGATGATGAACGAGCCCGGCAACGAGGTTTATCTGACCGCACCGAAAACAGTCGCCGCCCTCGAATACTGGGTCGACCTGTCGCGCAAGCATAATGTGGCGCCGGCGGGCAGCATCGACTGGGCCACGCTGCGCACCGATTTTCTCGAGGGCAAGACGGCGATGATGTGGCACACGACCGGGAATCTGACGGCAGTCAAGGACGCCGCGAAATTCCAGTTCGGCGTTGCCATGCTGCCGGCCAAGGAGAAGCGGGGCTCGCCGACCGGTGGTGGCAACTTCTACATCTTCAAGAGTGCGTCACCCGAACAGCAGAAGGCGGCCGTCAAGTTCATTCAATGGATGACGGCTCCGGAACGCGCGGCCGAATGGAGCATGAAGACCGGCTACGTGGCCGTGTCGCCGGCCGCCTATAAGACGCCCGCGATGCAGGAGTACGCGAAGGGCTTCCCACAGGCCACGGTCGCGCGCGATCAGCTCGAGCATGCGGTGCCGGAGCTCTCCGTCCACGAAAACGGCCGCATCTACAAGTTTGTCGGAGATGCCGTACAGGCCGCCGTCACCGGCGCGCAGAAGCCGCAGGAGGCGCTGGCCGCCGCGCAGCAGCAGGCCGACCGCGTCTTGCGCGCCTACAAATAG